In Carassius auratus strain Wakin chromosome 12, ASM336829v1, whole genome shotgun sequence, the sequence AGAGTGTGTCTATTTTCAGAGAAAGGCAGGTCGGAAATGTCTACAATCCTTCTGTTCTTTCATTATTTATCAATGAGATAAGTCGAACCACGTGAGAGAGGCTTTCTCCGTCCATCGGATGCAGATCCAGTGACGAGATCCATCAGCGAGAATGTCAGAAACTGAAGCTTAGACACACCAACACCTTAGACGGGCCCGACGGAGATGGCCGTTTACACCTCTTTATGTTCACGCCAGGGTTGCATGGCAAAGATCAGAGGCTGAGGAGAAACCCGAGGAAGAGCTAGACGTGAAACGAGAAAGGTTATGCAAGGAAAAGGTAAAATATAGCCATTAGAATTTGGGATATTCATAAAACACTCGTGCTAGTACAATCTACTGTCTTGGCTCCAGCTTTGCAGGTTAAGAGGAGATCTCTGGCAATTCTCACTCAGGAAACCAACCGTCAGGAAGCTCTAAGTGGCTGCGTACCTTTCAAAATACAGCGGTAACTTAAAGCTGCTGCACACATGCTCATCCTGGCTCTGTCACTCgctatttttctctttcttttctcccctCGCCACCCCATTACCATTCTCCTGGTGCTTGTGCTATAAAATCCAGCTTTCCTCCATAGATTTACGGCTGCAGTTTTGCTCTGcggttaaatatattgtcaaGGCTCCAGACTCCGCGGGGTGTATTTCAAAACTACAGCCTAGCTAAGGTCTCTATGACGACAAAGAGCAGAAAATATTGTCTGTATGGAGCGGCATGGGAGGTGCCTGGATTTACCAGATGTAGCCACACGGCCTCCGTCCCGGCAGGCTTTCCAGACAGTAAAGAAGTGGTCACTTGAAGTCATGCTTCAAACTAGAACTTTAAATGATTTAGCCCAGAGAGAGACGGTCCGTTATCAGCTCACTCTCACCCGTACATGACGTGGCAGCGGACTTTCTCCTGAACAAGCCCTCTGTTTCTAGTATTGGCCATCGTCTTTTCATGCATGAATGTCACATCTGTTTATTTCCATCCTCCATTTCTGACAGTCTAAAGTGCAAGGGGTAAAAGTGCCAGCCTTTGGTAGGGTGAAGTGTCACTCAAACACTCTGATCCTCGTGACACTGGTAGTCTGGGGTTAGAACACTTTAATCAATAGTCTGATTATGGAACCGAGGCTATAGTGTGTGAACCACTGGTTGCAGATGTATaagactattttttattattattttatttactcactAAAATGAGTTTCAAAtcttttgttatttgttatttttcatttattatatatattgtattatcaaatgattttatttaacagattttattaaagtatatatatatatatatatatactttgagaCAAAATGATGGAgaatcaatgatgaaaacattaatttatgAGTGAACGAGCACCTAATGATTATGACACACTTTCACTCTCATGCACAGGCAAACTCTCAAACTACCATTCTGGAACAAGGACTGCCATTTCACATAACTGTTCTGCTGCTCTGCTCTTTATCTTACTAGTGTACCAAGCCCAAGCAGCTGAGCTGTTAAACTCATTGGCAATTAGTTTAAGTTTATTTGACTGCTGAGACTTTATTGCACTGCAGTTTACTCAGACAGCTCGTCAGCTTGCCGCTACTGCAGCAGCGGTGAGTTCTTATGCTTAGGAGATGTCtatcaaagacacacacacacaggtgttccAAAGTTGTGTCTGTTTTGACTTGCTCTTCAGAAACAAAGTGCAGATATGTCTGTGTTTCTCTGATCCCTCCAAGACTCAAAGCGGTAGATATAAAACATGCTTCTAGTCCCAATCAGCTGGCATGAATATAACCATAATAATTCCCGAGTTGAAAGACAGATATACTATAATCCTTGTCACTTGAAAGCATTGAGATCATAGACAAAGCAAGCTTGGGGGCTACTGTGTCTATCTCAAGCAAAACATGCTCTTCTTAATAAAACAAATTCGACAGAGGacaaaaacattgttataaaaacTCCCTTCTGTGTCTTTTGTTCTCTGTTGTGCTTTGGTCTGTCATTTTCTCCTTTGTTGATTTATCTCTACTGGATAGAAAGCCTTTCAACATGCCCCTCAGGGTCATGGAGTAAAATATATTggagtgaaaaaaaagttaactttctGATGTTCTCTCCAGTTTAAACAAGGTGCACTAAACACACATCCAGAGTTGATCCAGAACAGCTATGATTATGGGCAGAATTGCATTATGAATGAATTAGACAGAAAACCCAAGAGGCGAGGGCAGTCTTTGACCTTGCCTTATCATTTGAGAGGAGTGACCCTTTTTATCAGTAGAATCATTTCGAGCACTCATATCCACTTTCTAATccccattttaataattaatacacaGAGTATCTTTACCTGCTCCAGTGGCAGCGTGCGCCTGTATGCCGACGAGGCACACGTTCGGCTCAAGAGCTCTCCACAGCCTCCTCTCGCCCAGCCCTGAGAGAGCTGGAGAAGTGTTTTCCACTCATCCTTCAATGGACACCCTCCCCCTTTTCTCTATGGCCTCTCCACGGCCCTTGCGCTTTCAGATCATTGAAGGACAATGCTCGGTTTTCAaagaaaagaggggaaaaaagaggGCCCCGGTGTCAAAGCTTTGCCTGTGTGCTGACGGAATGTCTAAAAAGAAGCACCTCATAAATCAAAACCGGCAAGAAAGGCTATTGTTTTTCCGAGAGCATGCCTACTTGTCTTCCTCAACCCCTTTCCTCCCTCCCTAACTTTTCTTTTGCCCTCTGCCAAAGTAAAAGAAGTGAGGTGAGAGAATCGTTGGAGGCTTTTACGTTTTTTAGTGTCTTgtaatctatccatctatctatcctttCATCCATTCATTTTCCCTTGTTTTTCTATTAGCAATTTTAATCCTTTATATACAGGGATATATCTGTGTTTTGTAtctgcagtttgtgtgtgtgtgtgtgtgtgtgtgtgtttctttactCCCCAGCACAGTAGGTGTGGGTGGTTCATTTAACAGTAAAAGCCTGCATTATCTCTTCACCTCATTAgcaccacacatgcacacatacaactGGTTTGCTCCTATTGTGCAATAGTTagtaaatatcctttttttttctaaaaccacACACTAAGAGGCTAAATATTAGTAAGCCAACACATTTATATTTCTTCCAGACTAGAGATAAACAGTTAAACCGTGCAGATGATGGTACGAGAGTGCGTCACTGCATAAAAAGGCACTAACATAATCTGTTTTCATTTCACAGAGATTAATGAGGATTTTTTCCCCTTGTGTTCTTTCCCTCAAACTCTCACTCCAGTGTTCTGACAGAGCAGTAATCAAACTGATATAATCATAATTGGATCTGTGGCCAGCTCTTTAGAGAAGCCATGTAACCACACAAATCTGCCAACAGTTTTCCATCAAATAAATCAACACGTTACCTCCTGCAGCCTTAGGCTGTTCTCGCTTTCTGAATCCAGCGCTGCCTGATTTTCAATTGCAAAATGGGGATTTTTTCACACATAGTTTTAGCTGTGTGATCTTGAAAAATCCTTTAGTCTAGTAAAATCCTAAGGCTGAGAGTTAGTGCACTGCAGTTGCTgtatagcaaaaaataataataataataaaaaaaaaaatagcaaagtgCAGCAAAAATCTAGGTCTACAGCAGCACCTGGTATATAGTTTTGAAATTTATGTCCGCATTGAAACACTCTCCACTGGTTTTGTTTATGATAACACCTCTCACTGCTTTGGTGCTGAGGGTCTCTCACCTCTAACTAGAGAACACCAGTGGTAAAAATAGTCCGGCTTTTACTGAAGACTGTTTGGAGAGTTGGAATAAACTGAtccactgaagtgtgtgtgtgatatcctTCAACAAATTGTTTGCAGACTCTTGAATTGCCCGTAGCCTCGTTTCCGCAGGGTGTAAATACGCAAAGCAGGATTACACCAGACGCTGACAGCGCACTTCACAATGCGGCAGTAAATTAGCCCTGGTGCGAACAACAAGGCTCGATACTCCAGAGACAACAGGCCAACAAGAGCTTTATCTGTTTGCCCACTGATACCCCAAGGAGGCTCATTCTAGGTCTGTTGACGTCTGAGCATGGTTGAAATTCACACTATGTTATCTATACTTATCTCCATCCCTTAAATTTGGTGTTCTGTTATTTTCTTTGGTTGATTTCTCATTATATATCATCTTCAATGCCTTGAAATTTTCAGTCAGCAGAAGCTAAACTTTCTTCAGATGTGTTTCCGCACTTTTTAACACGTCAAAGTTTCTAAGCGTGTGTGCCAATGAAATGGGATCCATACCCCCATGTGTCCATCAACGTCCTCTGTTATCACCTCTTCCACCATAATCCACTCTTCCTGATTGGACAGAGTTGTGAAACCAAAGCTTGCTTGGCGTTAACATGCGTGttcacttttcatttaaaaatgtcccTTGATTGCAGTCCTGTACGTACCCTATCCATTTCACCCTGTAACTGCCTTAAAGCGGATCGCTGTCTTTAAACAAGGCTGAACAACTTTCATGTGGAATCCACATATGTTTTGAAGGCCTTTGCTAAGTGTGGTCATTTGTGTCGGCCTCTTTGAAGTATAAGTCTTTGTTTAGATTTGGGTGGTCAGTAGTGTAAGACCCTTGTTGAGGTCATACTTTGGAACATTATTGGAATCATATTCAGAATCCGCTATATATATTTGGACGTTAAAATAATGAAGCATAAACCTTAATTGTTGAATATTGGGACTTCTAAAATAAACTTTATAATGTTATGTCTATTAAtgtaattatgattataataCTAATTATAATCATATACTAACattatatatgattataataCTAATTGTCAATACTCAATATTCATAATGCATATGTTTTTATGTAGTAGTCTGTATGAACAGACTTGAAAAATGCAATATTGGTTGATCTAGGCATGATTTTTAGGAAACAAAGGAGCAAATAACACTTCTCCAATGCTTCTGTATTTCATTAGAAAACCCTTACTCTAAAGTAGCAGCCATGCCATTTAACATGGTTTATGCATCTGTGTCATAGTATGCATGTTTCGCAACCGATGCAAATCACATTTAACCCAGAATCAAGGCCTTGAAATCGGCTCATTGATTGAGGAGTGCCACATGCTCCATCTGTTTGATTGCATTATGAaaagttttgttttcattaaaccTCCATCTTTATCCCATttcgtttctctctctttctccatagGGACCTAATGCCTAAGACTCTTGATGGCCAGATCACCATGGAGAAAACACCAAGCTACTTTGTGACCCGCGAGGCTCCGGCCCGGATCTATGCTATGTCCCGCGACACCAAGGTGATCGTGGTGGTCCGGGACCCTGTCACTCGAGCCATCTCTGACTACACACAGACACTGTCCAAGAAGCCTGACATTCCTACTTTTGAGAGCCTGACGTTCAAAAACAGGACTACAGGGTTGATCGACACCTCGTGGAGCGCCATTCAGATCGGCATCTACGCCAAACACCTGGACAACTGGCTGCAGTTCTTCCCCATGAGCCAGATCCTGTTCGTGAGTGGAGAGCGGCTGATCAGTGACCCGGCCGGAGAGCTGGGCCGCGTGCAGGACTTCTTGGGGCTCAAGAGGATCATCACAGACAAACACTTCTACTTCAACCAGACCAAGGGCTTCCCTTGTCTCAAAAAGGCAGAGGGCAGCAGCAAGCCCCATTGCCTTGGTAAAACCAAAGGCCGGACCCATCCAAACATTCACCCTGAGGTCGTGCAGAGACTTAGAGACTTCTACAGGCCTTTCAACATGAAGTTCTACCAGATGACTGGGCATAACTTTGGTTGGGATTAACCGTAAATGGAAGActcattgttttctttctttttctgtgtatttgaaatggcaaaaagacATTGAGATGATTgctatatatatgtaaaatgtacagaaatctattttataataatttatttttaatttctaagCAATTAATTCACTAAGCTGCctaaacatactgtacataacgTCCGGCCCAACTCTAGTCTCACCACCGACATTCCACATTTTTGATTTGCTGTGCGTATTTCCATTCACAATTAATTTAATGGTGCTTCCGAAATTCAAAGACAGACAAAAAAGTTTGTTACGGGTATTGTGCATTTACAAACCAACAGCGAATTTATACAGTTCTACTTGTCTAGTGATGTGTATCTTTGGGAATGGACTATATTTCACTCTCTGACCGCATTTCGTGTTTCATTACACTCCATATTGGCCTTCTACATTCGGCCGATAAGCAACAGAGCTGATCCGATGTGTTTCTTTACTCAATAGCATGACGTTCAATAGCCCTAATTGCTACTTACAGTGTCACTCATGTTTAGAGTCGACCGCTGGCCTTTCCTGTAATGAATGACCAATCTGCCGATGGCTCAATCGTATCTCAGACAACAGCAAGGCAGCATGTCGACATTATGCTAATCGCGTAACATATCTGAACTGATCGATTAGCTTTTCTCCCACCTCAGAAACGGCCTGCTGTCCTGTCTGAAAGGTTCAAAGGTCAAGATAGCATTGAAAGGAACTGGATTTGTTTAAAAAGCAAGAGCCAAATGATGACATATAAGCCTCATAGATGGCAGGCCCCTATGTTTATGAAGAAGCTTTACTCATACTAGAATATAAAACCCCTAGCGTGAAGGAGTAGCGTTTCTCATTCACCCCATCAAAACACGTTTTCCGGCACATCTCAGTTCTCTTCTTCTTGCCAAATTTTAACAAGCTTGAATCGAGATGCCTCATTGTTCATCTTTTTCTCATGCAAGCCTTTCTGTGCTTTTGTCTATGTTTCTACTTGAAAGCACGGAAGACAGTCGGTCGCTCTTTATCTGTGAAATTCATCCTGTGACCACTGAGATGCCGGCTGTCTCGAAGGCAAGATGAATGACTGGGCTTCATGCAGCTCTGGTTACTGTTCACTCAGAGCACCTGATTCAGGATCAGCTCACAAGGTGTAGAGTCTGAAGGGTGCATGGAGCCAACATGTCACTTTTTATGCCAACATCATGCTAAGATGCTGTTCCTGGGGCAGAATTGAAGGGGTGAGGTCACAGGGAGGTTTTAAGGCAGAATATAGCATTACGAATGTACGAGTCTTCGCCTTTTTCACCCCTGTTTAATTTACTGGAAAATGAAATGCAGAGGGAAGTGTTTATctaattgtttgtttttggatggatgcatttaaagaaaaaaaaaaaaaactaaatgaaaaagttCTGTATCAGCTGATGCAACATGCTGTGCCTCAGACCAGTCCTGTGCTAAGCCAACTTCCTTTCATTTAGAGAGGAGATTGTAATATTTATCAGCTGTGAAGACACAGCCGTACGATTCTTGTTGGCCTTCTAGTCTGAATTAAGGTACATTTCCCAGGGCATTTTCCCTACTTTATTCAATTCATCAAGTAATGTTCTGAGGAGGCAAAGGAGAAACAATGTGAACTGTAAACAAATCATCAAAGCTTATTTCTTGCATTCACATTGCATTTAAAAGCAAATCAGTTGGATGATGGCAGTGAAATAGGGTCAAGCAAATTGTCATCAAATGCTCACCCATGGGCCTCCTGCGATTTTTACCAGTGCAATTGAGATTTTGGGTTCAGAAACAACTGTCCCGGGATGTTGAAGAGGAGCTTTATTGCTCAGGCATTTTCTGGGTAAAGTTTGTCCCTCACTGATTACATGTGAACTGCATATGAATTCTGATCTGTCAAAAGTTGGTATGAGCAACGTTTCATATCTTTGCTCACGGTCAGGCAGTGTGTGCTGATGCATCTGTTTAATGGTTGAGTTTTAATCAACCTCATAGAGATATCCAGATGTTAGAAATGTTTGTCTTACTCGGAGTATAACACAAATACATAGACTAGAAATGATCTTTATGTACAAATGATGAGGAAGGCATGTAAACCAAGTATTTTGTGGtatcaaaaattaattttacacCATGAAAGAGAAAATGGAACGGATGTTTCTAGATAATTAAATACTCAACATTCATACTTTTGCTTTGtatgaagaataaaataaaatatatattttaccaaactACTCGACTCTGTCTTGTCTCTGGTCACAATTAATGTGCCGCCTTGTAGTATAAGACATGATAGATAAACAGTCATTGACTATTAAGTTTGAAATGTGTTTCTGAATTTTAATTTGGTATCATTctaaagaaaaatctaatttggAATCGGTTCAGTTCTCCCATTAAAGCTTTAATTTGCatcttgatataaaataaattctaagaCCAGTTACAACTCCTCAGTGAAAAAGTAAAACAGCATTGTGTACATTTCAGTAGAATCtttgtttgaacttttttttttttttttttttttttttttatatatacctaTACAAGTATGCATTTTACATGTAGTTTCTTGACTTTGAAATCTTTTAAAGGTCAAGCAAGTTCACTATATTTGAACATGACCCTTCTGAGCTCCCCTATACCATATATAGGATAatatgcattaaacatttttaaatataagctagattttgaTACAGTCATCACTGAAAATTGTTATAACATGGTCTGAAAGTGAAAGGAAGGAATTCACGTTCACAACTCATGATTTATTTTGCTATAAAGCTTAAGATTTATTAATGCGCCCCACCATTTGTagtgttttgtatatatttacagtttaagcGCTTGTTTTGTGATTCATTTTACTGTGTGACTTCATTTTCCCGTGTTGCTGCCAAATCACTGTACTCGTTTATTTAAAGGCAGATTTAGGTTATGGCAGCTATTGATCATGTTGTCACAAATAGCTGGGTTGTGCTTTAGTGAACTCTACCTTTTTCACAGCAATAACTGGGTTTTTAGAATAGTTTTCTAGACCGTACGGTTTTCTCTAAGGTAGCAACAACACTTAAATACCCATCCCAACATGATACAAACACTCTACAAGAAGCTCAGGAAGTTACCAGCCTGTGACACTTGAAATGAACACTGAATGTCTTTGTAGTTTCTTtacaaatgattcagagaagGATTTGTGCAGCATCTACATCAGCACCTACTGTAGTACACCTTCTTTCTCCACATTGCCTCATATAGAGGAGACAGTCGGTGGATACATTCCTGCAGCCCACCCACTGACCCTCTAATGAAAGAACATCTCTGTCCATGTACCTGTGGTGAGATCCACCAAACACACTGGTGTACTTATTGCTGGTCAGAGCCGCTGGCTATCAAACAAGACTGCAGTTCTTCTTTTTCGGGCAGTGCAGTCTCTGGGGACAGGTGATTTGCACCTGGGTTAGAAAGTGTGGTGGAGCAGCATCTGCCATGGACACTAAAACCTTACACCTTACAAAGCCCTATATGGGTCACCTGGGGATGTATGAGGGATCTTTTGTGTTCTGCTGGTTGCGCAAGTTGCTTCAAACTACTTTATTTCCCccccaaaaagttttttttttcttttttttttcttctgtaagtGTATGTGTGCCATAAATGCAGATTGGACAGTTTAAAAGTAGGAAATACTGTTGTATTTATATTACTGGCCTGCTCTTGAAATCAGTAGTTGTTTCCATCcaactgaaaatgtaatgtttgtattaatcagcatttatttgctcaagAACACAGCAAAACTATCACATTCAGACAGTTCTGGGAGTTCATAGTAATCATAATAATTTCAGCACATTATTCAGTCACATGACTTTTGAACAAAATCAAATAACTTTGATGCATTTGTTGAGTAAATGTGCATTCATGCATATTCCTGTGTTTGTACTGAATACAGTATCCACCTCATGCAAGCatatcttttttttcataatgcatTCTGGAAATATTAGTGTCTCGATTCCATTCCAAATCCCCACCCACCCccacccacccccacccccaaaaTGCAATATTGCACAAAATTTGCTGTTGTCACAACAAAAGGTCAAAATGCTTTTGCAGTATTGTATCTTTCCTGAGCAGTTTTGTTTGCAATTTCCTGTGTCAATTTTCAGTTTTTTCCTCCTGAGTATCTGAGATGATAAAGGTCAAAGTAGTGAAtcacataaatattattatttttttgatatctcaaaaaatgcataaaatatctgTAAGGAAACCTACCTTTGGATACATAAATGCTAGTATGaaatttttaaatcaattgaATATTAATTCATtcttaaatcaaatcaaatactaCCCTATTTCTATAGTGACTATTGCCACTTTCATCTGTGTTTCCAGCTCTTTTTTTTCCACTCTAAGGGCCGGCTGACATTCTGTAGGGTTGACATGTACTAAAAACACAGCTGGCTCTGGAGAACCCCCTATGGGGCTGAGGTGTTACCCGATCTTAGAGATCCTTGGCTGGAATAGAGCAAAGCCGAGCTTTGGGTGACTCCTCTGTCCTCCAGGGGAGCAAAGCATTCTAGGGAATAGAGATGAGGGCAAGAGCCATAAGCTCTGCTGTAAACAACAGGGAGTCTGCTGCCCACACGGCAACACTTCCATGTTGTTTGTGTGCAGCTAcaataattgtaaattaatcCCAAAACCGCCAGTCTACTTATTGTTTTGGTAATTGCTGATTGGAAGGATTTAGAAGATTTAACTCAAATCATTCCTGCTGGAATTTGTCACATATTTAGCTAACTGACATACCCTGTTAGAGATAGCTGAAAATAATGCCATGAGAGAACAAACTTGGCCTCGTGAAGAGTGAGACATGTCTCAGTTTTCCATTTTTCTGCGTCATACCATAATTGTTTTCCTTTCATCAAGATAACAGTCAACACCGGCATGTCTGAGACTAGATAATTGCTCACCATAAGCCAAAGTGTAGACTTCATTCCGGTTAGCCTGTTTACATCATTCCGACTTTACTGGCCTCCATCCAAATCCTCATTCTGCTGGCATGACCCAAACCGACAAATGATGAACCTGATTTGGCGGTTTACAGGTGAATGACATGTCTCTTCCTTAAAGACACGAGGGCTCGGATCCAGGACACCTTCAGAGGAAGTGTTTTTGCTGCTGCTGTTAAGCTCTGGGCACTGAATGGTATCCAGTAATTGCTATTTACTCCTAACCGATGACTTGCTGTCGTCGCAGCCGCCGCAGGGATGTTGTGGGTACCGCTGCtattgtttttgaggtttggATGGGTGCAGACACCTGGCCCTTTCTTGACACGCAAAGCCCTCATGCCCCAGTATTTATCCCCCCCACCACCCATGACTGTGAATGCTTTGTAGCATATTTGATCCAACTGGATTTAACCAGCAAAACTATTCCTGAAGGCCTACCATGGAGAAAAATATGTCTGGCAGTAAAGAAGGTAGGAATCAATAATTCAGCGTGCTCAGACCCCATGATACCACATTCATTTGTGAACTACATGATGCTGCTTTCCATTAAAAAGTGGCACATAGTGTGCAGTAGAAGCACTTTCATGACAAAGCACTCCTTCATTTTTTGTTATAGTTGGGAATGTAACCAactttgtttttctcttgttgCACATTTGTCAAGGATGGAGGAAAGAGAACTGGCAGTAAATTATGGGTCATTTACAAAAGAGTGTGTCAATCAGAACTGGATTGAGAATTCCTTTGGAATTCCGAATAAATTCCTACATTTTagttgaatttgaattgaggtaaaaaaactcattttgaatgcaaagaagtaataattaaaattaatataattattttattattatttttcatcttgGAAAGCAATGTTCTTCCAAATTTTGACTATTAGCTTGGCTtgtttgaaacaacaacaacaacaacaaaaacattcagtTCTAAAAGTAAAAGACTGATAGATATGGTGTTGCAACTGGGAAGTTTGTATTTATGAGTTGAGAAATCAGAATTTTGACATCAGGTATGTTCAAATCACTTTGGTTGGAGCAAGACAACAATGTAccttttttaccaaaaaaaaaaaaaaaaaaaaaaaaaatatatatatatatatatatatatatatatatatatatatatatatatatatatatatatacatatatacatatatatataaaatatattatttttttaactacttctagaaataataaataaaaaatgcacatcagttatgttattgttatatgttattattttttcttcaatcCATGTAGGTGATGTAAAAATGTTATAAGTACTGTCATATTTTGTACATGCATCTTAGctagttttactgtaaattaattgAATTCCAACAAATTTACTAATAATGCAGTTGCTGCATCAATGGCGTCCTCTTTCTCGTCTCCAACTTGAAAACTTGAGGCTCAAATAAAATCCAGTTTCCCACTCAGAATTACAACTTTGTGGTGGTTTTCACATGCATTCAATATGTTTTTGACATGTTTTCACCTCTGTTTTGAATTACGGTTCAACAAATTCATTTTTCTCCCATTCAAATCCAATTCAGCTTCCTGTGAGGTGTGGCCATTTCAGTTCAAGAACTTGTGGCTGCTTTTGCCAGAGTTTGTGCTGTGGTCTTGAGTCTTTGAAGGAAATCCAAGAGCATTGTTTTAGACATTGAAAATCAACAAGTTATAAACAAGTTATCCTGGCGCATTTCTCATGCTCTTTAAATGTCTGGAAAATTCCACTACTCTACAAGTTCGTGTTTGCTGTGAATCACGTTCAGGGTGTAAAGGAACTGTCCATTCTGTGTGACATACAACACTCTCACAGGTGTTTCCTTCAGTTTGGTTTTCTCAGAGTGTGTGTTACTCCATTGAATATGCTTGTGTGCTTCCTTTCAGTTGATAATCTACACTCATGCCAACCAGATTAAACATTTTCCATCACTTActattataaaaatatcaaattttgATCATCACACTACTGAGGAGCATTTGGCCAACAGACTGACAGGAAACACCACAGGTTACCTGTGCAGGATCTCACTGAGGTTTAAGATGGGATAACTATTGCAGGAAGCAGCATGCCTGATCATGCAGCTGTCTTTTTATGATGGTGTTGGCTTAGTGTAGACATAGAAgaggaaatgtaaataaatgccaTGGTATGTACGCAGGTGGGGATAgacatacaaagaaaacagagggTTTGGAAAAAGTTGTGGCTGGATGAAGGTGTGTGGTGTTTAATAGAGAGCTGGATTGAATCTTACGGGCACTGTAGATACGTGCGTCCTTTTCTGCAGCTTAGAATTTGAATGAAAGAACTTTGTTTCTAATATACTATTACtgtttacattatacattatttgaTCTGTGTACAGTTTGTGAATCTTCTATGTGCATTGAATACCTAGAAGACATACTAGGTTACAAAATGTGAGGTATTCTAGCATTCAGTTAACTATAAAGAACACTGCTATACAATGCATTGCGCTTAACTACCATTCTTCTATAttttttgtgacagaaatatTAAGAGTAGTATGCACTGATGAATTCACCCACTATCTCTTTTCTTGACAATTTTTTGATTAGACAGCTATTTATCACATagccaaaaaactaaacaaaaagttcatacatttatttttatttatttatttt encodes:
- the LOC113111668 gene encoding heparan sulfate glucosamine 3-O-sulfotransferase 3B1-like, with the protein product MEYSLFCHHFYALSVSPVKKKLGLLFVMLLLWVYMLYSCVGYCATMPPSLVVDNNNNNRAKETDFLGKHAEAESGRPDLMMSKLLSRPQSSWTEVESDYDEPSIRRAPRDFSKDEADADRAEEWDDGRRVSPLSSFSNGSGSKKLPQAIIIGVKKGGTRALLEFLRVHPDIRAVGAEPHFFDRNYDNGMDWYRDLMPKTLDGQITMEKTPSYFVTREAPARIYAMSRDTKVIVVVRDPVTRAISDYTQTLSKKPDIPTFESLTFKNRTTGLIDTSWSAIQIGIYAKHLDNWLQFFPMSQILFVSGERLISDPAGELGRVQDFLGLKRIITDKHFYFNQTKGFPCLKKAEGSSKPHCLGKTKGRTHPNIHPEVVQRLRDFYRPFNMKFYQMTGHNFGWD